A DNA window from Porites lutea chromosome 6, jaPorLute2.1, whole genome shotgun sequence contains the following coding sequences:
- the LOC140941002 gene encoding solute carrier family 49 member 4 homolog, which produces MVLTENSPLLRLDHGHSKAGSPASNSKVEIKIYKRRLYVLFVFTAQALIYNIAWNTWAPIQEPCKIAFGWTNVNLLMLASWAPISFFVTSAPLTWLIHTKGLRVSVLLIAFLPVLGKGLQVIPLSDNKMRTIFINVGQFIALAGGPVSITASPLISSTWFPPSERTTATATATLLGYYGTAIAFAVGPAMVNNGAPQYTISNSSASETMHSSAKTMSYQVTQYIFLQLCISIAAFLCVLVYFPSSPPLPPSLTSSRPHTQNIRDSFRQVARNGQFWLLASVAALSYGVYLGWLSMLDVVLAKFEVDPTTAGWLGCGATLAGGVSGIMLARGVDYVKRRTKQMLMLLLVLATMSQLTFSLSCAGILPFSKPLLYSSIIFGRMAYNGTTPLYFELAMECVYPFGERIAGSILVTMNCVSMLLYYTAFMLPHSDVRWMNWVTATGLGVCVLVLSFFREKYRRLEIDACNDLKDKESEITGEYKILT; this is translated from the exons ATGGTGTTGACCGAAAATTCGCCTCTCTTAAGACTCGACCATGGCCACAGTAAAGCCGGATCACCTGCATCAAACTCCAAGGTAGAAATCAAGATTTACAAGCGCAGATTGTATGTCTTGTTTGTATTCACGGCTCAGGCATTGATTTATAACATAGCGTGGAACACATGGGCGCCGATTCAGGAACCGTGTAAAATCGCTTTCGGTTGGACAAACGTTAACCTCCTTATGCTGGCTTCCTGGGCTCCAATCAGCTTTTTTGTAACTTCAGCTCCTTTAACTTGGCTTATACACACAAAAG gtCTGAGAGTATCTGTTCTCCTAATTGCCTTTCTACCAGTCCTGGGAAAAGGTCTTCAAGTCATTCCATTAAGTGATAACAAGATGCGGACCATCTTTATAAATGTGGGTCAGTTTATCGCCTTGGCTGGTGGGCCAGTGTCCATTACTGCTTCTCCTTTAATCTCGTCAACATGGTTCCCTCCGAGTGAACGTACCACAGCTACTGCTACTGCGACATTACTAGGATATTACGGAACTGCTATAGCATTCGCTGTTGGTCCCGCTATGGTTAACAATGGTGCTCCGCAATATACAATCAGCAATTCTTCAGCATCAGAGACAATGCACAGTTCGGCAAAGACAATGTCTTACCAAGTAACACAGTACATATTTTTGCAATTATGTATATCTATAGCAGCGTTCCTCTGCGTCCTGGTGTACTTTCCATCCAGCCCACCCCTTCCTCCTAGCCTCACCTCTTCAAGACCTCACACACAGAATATAAGAGATTCATTTAGACAAGTCGCGAGGAATGGGCAGTTCTGGTTGCTAGCTTCTGTAGCCGCTTTGAGCTACGGTGTTTACCTTGGCTGGTTGTCCATGTTAGACGTCGTCCTGGCCAAGTTTGAAGTGGACCCAACCACTGCAGGATGGCTCGGCTGTGGAGCTACTTTGGCAGGTGGTGTTTCAGGGATCATGCTGGCAAG GGGTGTGGACTATGTGAAACGTAGGACAAAACAGATGTTAATGCTTCTCTTGGTTCTCGCAACAATGTCCCAACTTACCTTTAGTTTGTCCTGTGCTGGAATTCTGCCATTCTCTAAACCACTTCTCTACAGTTCAATAATCTTTGGTCGTATGGCCTACAATGGTACCACACCTCTCTATTTTGAACTTGCAATGGAATGTGTGTATCCATTCGGTGAGCGTATTGCTGGCAGTATTTTGGTGACCATGAATTGTGTTTCCATGTTGCTTTACTACACCGCTTTCATGCTGCCGCACTCTGATGTAAGGTGGATGAACTGGGTTACTGCTACTGGACTGGGTGTTTGTGTGTTAGTGTTATCATTTTTCAGAGAAAAGTACAGAAGGCTTGAGATAGATGCTTGTAATGATTTGAAAGACAAAGAATCAGAAATTACTGGTGaatataaaattttaacttGA
- the LOC140940531 gene encoding solute carrier family 49 member 4 homolog, producing MESRERSPLVGDKYHNNGSLAPTTFAQFKIYKRRWYVLFVFTAEALIYNMAWNTWAPIQEPCKIAFGWTDFDLLLLTSWAAISLILTSAPFTWLMDTKGLRISVLLIAFLSVLGKCLQAIPVRDNKVRSILINAGQFITMAGGPVAIGAPPLVSATWFPPGERTTATAIGTLAGYFGIAMAFAVGPAMVHKDVPLPSTVSNLSASEKKEYLAKVMNHQITQYTFFELGLCAAVFVCVLLYFPARPPLPPCLSSSTQSTQSTRTSFRQVMRDGQFWLLIMLAGLVFGVYFGWLSMLDVFLAKFKVDPTTAGWLGCAATLAGVVSGILLARCADIIKHRTKQMLMFLLVLSTISQLIFSLSCAGILPSTKQILFTSIIFGGLVYNGTLPLFFELAMECVYPFGEGIAGSLLVTMGNVVLMLFYIAFMLPHSDVRWMNWVTVTGLGVCVLGLLIYREKYTRLEIDARSNVSNRDLGNTGDSKPLLYPAS from the exons ATGGAGTCTAGGGAACGGTCTCCTCTCGTGGGCGATAAATACCACAATAACGGATCTCTTGCACCAACGACTTTTGCCCAATTCAAGATTTACAAGCGAAGATGGTATGTCTTGTTCGTATTCACGGCTGAGGCATTGATTTATAACATGGCGTGGAACACATGGGCGCCGATTCAGGAACCGTGTAAAATCGCTTTCGGTTGGACTGACTTCGACCTCCTGTTGCTGACTTCTTGGGCTGCAATCAGCCTTATTTTAACTTCAGCTCCGTTTACTTGGTTAATGGACACAAAAG gTCTGAGAATATCTGTGCTCTTAATTGCCTTTCTATCAGTTCTGGGCAAATGTCTTCAAGCTATTCCAGTAAGGGATAACAAGGTGCGATCTATCTTAATAAATGCAGGTCAGTTTATTACTATGGCTGGTGGACCTGTGGCCATTGGAGCCCCTCCGCTAGTCTCTGCAACATGGTTTCCGCCTGGTGAACGTACCACAGCTACTGCCATCGGAACATTAGCAGGATACTTTGGAATTGCAATGGCATTTGCTGTTGGTCCTGCTATGGTTCATAAAGACGTTCCTCTACCGTCTACTGTCAGTAATTTGTCagcctcagaaaaaaaagaatatttggCCAAAGTAATGAACCACCAGATAACACAGTATACATTTTTTGAATTAGGTTTGTGTGCAGCGGTGTTCGTCTGTGTCTTACTCTACTTTCCCGCAAGGCCACCCCTCCCTCCATGCCTCTCCTCCTCTACACAGAGCACACAGAGCACAAGAACTTCATTTAGACAAGTCATGAGAGATGGCCAGTTCTGGTTGTTAATAATGCTAGCTGGTTTGGTTTTTGGTGTTTACTTTGGCTGGTTGTCCATGTTAGATGTCTTCCTGGCCAAGTTTAAAGTGGATCCTACCACTGCCGGATGGCTCGGCTGTGCTGCTACATTAGCAGGTGTTGTTTCTGGGATCTTGCTGGCAAG GTGTGCAGACATCATCAAACACAGAACCAAACAGATGCTAATGTTTCTTTTAGTTCTGTCAACAATATCCCAACTGATCTTCAGTTTGTCCTGTGCTGGAATTCTGCCATCTACCAAACAAATTCTCTTCACTTCTATCATATTTGGTGGTTTGGTCTACAACGGTACATTGCCACTGTTTTTTGAACTGGCAATGGAATGTGTGTATCCATTCGGGGAGGGTATTGCTGGAAGTCTTTTAGTGACCATGGGAAATGTAGTCCTGATGCTCTTCTACATCGCTTTCATGCTGCCGCACTCTGATGTAAGGTGGATGAACTGGGTAACTGTTACCGGTCTGGGTGTTTGTGTGTTAGGGTTATTGATTTACAGAGAAAAGTACACAAGGCTTGAGATAGATGCTCGTAGTAATGTGAGCAACAGAGATCTGGGAAATACTGGTGACTCTAAGCCTTTACTTTACCCTGCTAGTTAA
- the LOC140940429 gene encoding myotrophin homolog — translation MSASEQFIQAIQTGDLMYIEKHLNRPGTEINCEVKHGRNALHYAADAGKVPICRFLLQRMAIIDYQDIDGMTPLMAAVDKDHLGTVDFLLKEGADPYVEDESGKTVFDIAEEKDLTKIQALLDKYKKK, via the exons ATGAGTGCAAGTGAGCAGTTTATACAGGCGATCCAAACTGGAGACTTGATGTACATCGAAAAGCATCTTAACAGACCC GGAACCGAGATAAACTGCGAAGTAAAACATGGACGAAACGCTCTCCATTATGCAGCTGATGCCGGGAAGGTTCCAATTTGTAGGTTTCTGTTACAAAGGATGGCTATCATTGAC TACCAAGATATCGATGGTATGACTCCCCTGATGGCAGCTGTTGATAAGGATCACCTTGGAACTGTGGATTTTCTACTTAAAGAA GGAGCTGATCCATATGTCGAAGACGAGTcaggaaaaactgtttttgaCATTGCAGAGGAAAAGGATTTAACCAAGATTCAGGCGCTCTTAGACAAATACAAAAAGAAGTAA
- the LOC140940427 gene encoding uncharacterized protein, whose translation MQCATSPFNEEGRKENENSEEAKKTKPNRARLLRRYTSHCLLLNENRNDVDPKPSKQDSTMSSSTSGLLFTRPLSSSTKKQPKPEALTRPKTSRPNLVRVSSKTEIIADGKNSKQGIAKASSPTRTSVPTLRRQSSYFSLKSIRRSLSVEEASKRLRRKGSRDEKERKLRRKSFVGIATSIDEEEQEEKRQLAATRFRRAVFLIRIFSSLCLSIRKYADQDKSRQYDLYYMRDMLPENENNTTLIQAMPITFNKHLFSRDNTLHFPLWARLTCAKKPEERTEAEMKKLATLLRGMKSFGKFSREAQRNLCQTMTYACYERRRLIVRQGHPGFCFYFIVSGSVSVTITRKDYKTGVYVTNTVDVLEKNEAFGEIALISEEAIRTATIICRERVEVLVVNRETILQYCPDVFQREYDEKVQVMKSHSLFCGWGEDLLRSLTHRSHIREYSYGKLVDIDSTASESIYFVIKGKIDMLRRVDLKDVLKSGVTTSSFHNRALPRPATAVPGKNGKNTCYVNVGSLQPNDSWDLKTLGMDAPSGQGNILVSAGVRVLKVPKRRVIELIPKGHMEVFQENFSPRHRCLTEEEVYRDYLAAETWLDYRKKVLRNVMDIKAGRFIAHVSATAKGSTGWTAWPGTQQKT comes from the exons ATGCAATGTGCTACTAGTCCATTCAATGAGGAGGGTagaaaggaaaacgaaaattCTGAGGaagcaaagaaaactaaacccAACAGGGCGCGTTTGCTTCGAAGATACACGTCGCATTGTCTTCTGTTGAATGAGAATCGTAACGATGTTGATCCTAAACCGAGTAAACAGGATTCGACAATGTCGTCGAGCACGAGTGGTTTGCTGTTTACAAGACCCCTGTCAAGTTCCACTAAAAAGCAACCGAAGCCAGAAGCTTTGACTCGCCCCAAAACTAGCCGTCCGAACTTGGTTCGCGTGAGTAGCAAGACTGAAATTATCGCGGACGGGAAAAACTCAAAACAGGGCATAGCAAAGGCATCTTCGCCAACCAGAACTTCTGTTCCGACACTACGCAGACAGTCAAGTTATTTTAGTCTAAAAAGTATCCGGCGTTCTCTGTCTGTGGAAGAAGCGAGCAAGCGCTTGAGAAGGAAGGGTTCTCGAGATGAGAAGGAGCGCAAACTTAGGCGAAAAAGTTTTGTCGGAATAGCGACCTCGATTGACgaggaagaacaagaagaaaaaagacagcTG GCTGCCACCAGGTTTCGCCGTGCCGTGTTTCTAATCCGTATATTCAGCTCCCTCTGCCTAAGCATTAGAAAATACGCAGATCAGGATAAATCGAGACAGTACGATCTGTATTACATGAGGGATATGTTACCAGAAAACGAAAATAACACAACACTAATACAAGCTATGCCGATTACGTTCAACAAGCACCTGTTCTCCAGAGATAATACG ctTCATTTTCCCCTGTGGGCTCGTTTGACTTGTGCCAAGAAGCCCGAAGAAAGAACTGAAGCTGAAATGAAGAAGCTTGCGACTTTGCTGCGAGGAATGAAGAGCTTTGGAAAATTTTCCCGCGAGGCACAGCGAAACTTGTGTCAGACCATGACTTATGCATG TTATGAACGCAGAAGGTTGATCGTGCGGCAGGGACATCCGGGATTTTGTTTCTACTTCATAGTCTCGGGCTCAGTCTCCGTGACTATAACGCGAAAGGATTACAAGACCGGTGTTTACGTCACAAACACTGTTGATGTCCTAGAGAAGAACGAGGCCTTTGGG GAAATAGCACTCATTTCAGAAGAAGCAATAAGAACAGCTACAATTATCTGTCGAGAACGTGTAGAGGTTCTGGTGGTTAACAGAGAGACCATCTTGCAATATTGTCCAGATGTGTTTCAGCGAGAATACGATGAAAAAGTACAGGTCATGAA GAGCCATTCCTTGTTTTGCGGCTGGGGAGAGGATTTATTACGATCTTTAACTCATCGTTCACATATCAGAGAG TATTCTTATGGAAAGCTTGTCGATATCGATTCAACAGCCTCGGAGTCCATTTACTTTGTAATAAAG GGTAAAATTGACATGTTGCGTCGCGTTGACTTAAAAGATGTCCTCAAATCTGGTGTTACGACTAGCTCATTCCATAATCGAGCGCTTCCTCGACCAGCAACAGCAGTTCCTGGTAAAAACGGAAAAAATACATGCTATGTTAACGTGGGGTCTTTGCAACCTAATGATTCCTGG gaTCTAAAAACCCTTGGAATGGACGCCCCATCAGGACAGGGGAACATTTTAGTCAGCGCGGGAGTGAGAGTGTTGAAGGTGCCTAAAAGGAGAGTAATTGAGTTAATTCCCAAGGGACATATGGAGGTGTTTCAAGAGAACTTCTCCCCTCGACACAG GTGCCTTACAGAGGAAGAAGTGTACCGTGATTATTTGGCCGCAGAAACATGGCTAGATTACAGAAAAAAGGTTCTTCGAAATGTAATGGACATCAAAGCTGGACGCTTTATAGCCCATGTGTCCGCTACAGCAAAGGGTTCTACAGGCTGGACGGCATGGCCTGGAACCCAACAAAAAACGTGA